A genome region from Erythrolamprus reginae isolate rEryReg1 chromosome 4, rEryReg1.hap1, whole genome shotgun sequence includes the following:
- the SLITRK5 gene encoding SLIT and NTRK-like protein 5, with protein MYACCSTVIQEQDLNRKMRIWMVQTITFALTSLVLAWAESIEYYGEICDNKCPCEEKDGLLTVSCENRGIISLSEISPPRFSIYHLLLSGNLLNRLYPNQFVNYSGASILHLGGNDIQDIETGAFHGLRGLRRLHLNNNKLEILRDDTFVGLESLEYLQVDYNYISAIEPNSFSKLHLLQVLILNDNLLSSLPNNLFRFVPLTHLDLRGNRLKLLPYLGLLQHMDKVVELQLEENPWNCSCELISLKDWLDSISYSALVGDVVCETPFRLHGRDLDEVSKQELCPRRLISDYEMRPQTPLSTTGYFHTTPASVNSVATSSSVVYKTPLKPKGTRQPNKSRVRPTSRLPSKDLGYSNYGPSIAYQTKSPVPLECPTACTCNLQISDLGLNVNCQERKIESISELQPKPYNPKKMYLTENYIALVRRSDFLDATGLDLLHLGNNRISVIQDRAFGDLTNLRRLYLNGNRIEKLNSELFYGLQSLQYLFLQYNVIREIETGTFDPVPNLQLLFLNNNLLRSLHVGIFSGLTLYRLNLRSNHFSYLPVSGVLDQLKSLLQIDLHENPWDCTCDVVGMKLWLEQLNTGVLVDQVICESPKKFAENYMRNIKPELLCPDYSDIIVSTPTPSSMQGPARTTSFSNSGQFNSTMEEDSSASPSGGSSSSSSSSSTVPLSVLILSLLLVFIMSVFVAAGLFVLVMKRRKKVQGDHASTNNSDVSSFNMQYSVYTGGGTPHSHLHTHHQQHPQHLHRGGGGGGGGPALPKVKTPAGHVYEYIPHPLGHMCKNPIYRSREGNAGEDYKDLHELKVTYSNHHLQPQPPPPSQVLGPPPTAPGGQEESLRNPTYSVSTIEPRDELLSPVQDADHFYRGILEPDKHPSSTLGGSNLPEYPKFPPTAYTYSPNYDIRRPPHPYLHSGSGDSRLRETVLYTPPSTVYVEPSRNEYLELKAKLNAEPDYLEVLEKQTTFSQF; from the coding sequence ATGTATGCTTGCTGCTCTACGGTGATTCAGGAGCAGGATCTCAACAGAAAAATGCGTATCTGGATGGTGCAAACCATCACTTTTGCTTTAACGTCTCTTGTCCTGGCCTGGGCAGAGAGCATCGAATATTATGGCGAGATCTGTGACAATAAATGTCCCTGTGAGGAGAAAGATGGCCTCTTAACGGTGAGCTGTGAGAACCGGGGCATCATTAGTCTTTCTGAGATTAGTCCTCCCAGATTCTCCATCTATCATCTCCTGCTGTCTGGGAATCTTCTCAACCGGCTCTACCCCAACCAATTTGTTAACTACAGTGGGGCTTCTATTTTGCACTTGGGGGGCAACGATATACAAGACATTGAAACAGGAGCCTTTCATGGTCTGAGGGGCTTAAGGAGGCTGCACCTCAACAACAACAAACTGGAGATACTGAGAGATGACACTTTTGTAGGCCTGGAGAGCTTGGAGTATCTTCAAGTTGATTACAATTATATCAGTGCCATTGAACCCAACTCCTTCAGCAAACTCCACCTGCTACAGGTGCTGATCCTGAATGACAATCTCCTCTCATCGTTGCCCAACAATCTGTTCCGCTTTGTGCCCTTGACTCATCTTGACCTTAGGGGCAACCGACTGAAACTGCTGCCATACCTGGGCCTTCTGCAGCACATGGATAAGGTGGTGGAGTTGCAGCTGGAAGAGAACCCATGGAATTGCTCCTGTGAACTGATCTCTCTCAAGGATTGGCTGGACAGCATATCCTATTCAGCCTTGGTGGGGGATGTAGTGTGTGAAACTCCCTTCCGGTTACACGGGAGAGATTTGGATGAGGTTTCCAAACAGGAGCTTTGCCCTCGGAGACTTATCTCAGATTATGAAATGAGACCACAAACCCCACTAAGTACTACAGGGTATTTTCATACCACTCCAGCCTCTGTAAACTCTGTGGCTACTTCCTCTTCAGTTGTTTACAAAACACCCTTGAAACCCAAAGGGACACGCCAGCCTAACAAGTCTAGGGTGCGTCCCACCTCTCGATTGCCCTCCAAGGATCTGGGATACAGCAATTACGGCCCTAGCATTGCTTACCAGACCAAATCCCCGGTGCCTTTGGAGTGTCCTACAGCTTGCACTTGCAACCTACAGATATCTGACTTGGGCCTCAATGTCAACTGCCAAGAAAGGAAGATTGAGAGCATCTCAGAGCTCCAACCCAAACCGTATAACCCCAAGAAGATGTACCTGACTGAGAACTACATTGCCCTGGTGCGCAGGTCAGATTTCCTGGATGCTACTGGGTTAGATTTGCTCCACCTGGGTAATAACCGTATCTCGGTCATTCAGGACCGGGCCTTTGGAGATTTAACTAATTTGCGGAGGCTCTATCTGAATGGGAATCGTATTGAAAAATTGAATTCGGAGCTTTTTTATGGGCTTCAGAGCTTGCAGTACCTTTTCCTGCAATATAATGTTATCCGGGAGATTGAGACGGGCACGTTTGATCCTGTGCCCAATTTACAGCTCTTATTTCTCAACAACAACTTGCTGAGATCTTTACATGTGGGCATCTTTTCTGGCTTAACACTCTATAGATTAAATCTGCGGAGCAATCATTTCTCCTACCTTCCTGTAAGTGGGGTGCTTGATCAACTAAAATCCTTGCTGCAGATAGATCTTCATGAGAATCCATGGGATTGTACATGTGATGTGGTGGGCATGAAGTTATGGCTTGAACAACTCAACACGGGAGTCCTTGTGGACCAGGTAATCTGTGAATCCCCTAAGAAATTTGCTGAGAATTATATGAGGAACATCAAACCAGAGCTGCTCTGTCCAGACTATTCTGACATCATTGTTTCCACACCCACTCCATCATCCATGCAGGGACCAGCAAGGACCACCTCTTTCTCCAATTCGGGGCAGTTCAATAGCACCATGGAAGAGGACAGTTCAGCATCACCTTCTGGtggctcttcttcctcctcttcctcttcttccacgGTGCCTTTATCGGTGCTGATTCTCAGCTTACTGCTAGTCTTCATCATGTCTGTGTTTGTGGCTGCAGGTCTTTTTGTGCTGGTTATGAAACGTAGGAAAAAGGTTCAAGGTGACCATGCCAGCACCAACAACTCAGATGTGAGCTCCTTCAACATGCAGTATAGCGTGTACACAGGAGGGGGAACTCCCCATTCTCACCTCCACACACATCAccagcaacatccacagcatcttcaccgtggaggaggaggaggaggtggtggtccAGCTTTGCCTAAGGTGAAAACCCCAGCAGGACACGTCTATGAGTACATCCCTCATCCTTTAGGCCACATGTGCAAGAACCCCATCTACCGCTCCAGGGAGGGCAATGCGGGTGAGGATTACAAAGATCTTCACGAGCTCAAGGTGACCTACAGTAATCATCATCTCCAGCCCCAACCCCCTCCTCCCTCACAAGTTTTGGGGCCACCTCCCACAGCTCCAGGGGGACAAGAGGAATCCCTCCGGAACCCCACATACAGTGTCAGCACCATTGAACCTCGGGACGAGTTGCTTTCCCCTGTTCAGGATGCTGATCATTTTTACAGGGGCATTCTGGAGCCTGACAAACACCCTTCTTCCACCTTGGGGGGCAGTAACCTTCCTGAGTACCCTAAGTTCCCTCCAACTGCCTACACCTATTCCCCTAACTATGACATTAGGCGCCCGCCTCACCCCTACTTGCATTCCGGCTCGGGGGACAGTAGGCTCCGGGAAACAGTGCTCTACACTCCCCCAAGCACTGTTTATGTAGAGCCCAGCAGGAACGAATATCTGGAGCTTAAAGCAAAGCTAAATGCAGAGCCGGACTACCTCGAAGTATTGGAAAAACAGACCACGTTCAGTCAGTTTTGA